One segment of Ricinus communis isolate WT05 ecotype wild-type chromosome 8, ASM1957865v1, whole genome shotgun sequence DNA contains the following:
- the LOC107261153 gene encoding receptor-like protein 9a isoform X3, translating into MERLLLKYSLWVLIVSVEIKAYRACFAKERTGLLEIKASILTSNCEIQDNLDSWVDDGVSNCCDWDRITCDATSKRVIAISLNYTTGYPLNFTGIVCSFNLSLLHSFGELLHLDLSHNRFNGWTNHGGFEKLSGLKKLQILDVSSNYFNKSILSSVRALVSLKNLILRSNDMAGLFPSNELGDLIKLEVLDLSHNFFNGTLSWEGLCGLKSLLELGLSVNQFSGPLPQCLSNLTNLQVLDLTSNEFSGNIQSVVSKLTSLKYLFLSGNKFEGLFSFSSLANHKKLEIFELSSGSTMLELETEIPVWFPTFQLKVIDLPNCNLNLRTRRIPSFLLYQHDLQFIDLSHNNLIGAFPSWILQNNSRLEVMNMMNNSFTGTFQLPSYRHELINLKISSNSIAGQIPKDIGLLLSNLRYLNMSWNCFEGNIPSSISQMEGLSILDLSNNYFSGELPRSLLSNSTYLVALVLSNNNFQGRIFPETMNLEELTVLDMNNNNFSGKIDVDFFYCPRLSVLDISKNKVAGVIPIQLCNLSSVEILDLSENRFFGAMPSCFNASSLRYLFLQKNGLNGLIPHVLSRSSNLVVVDLRNNKFSGNIPSWISQLSELHVLLLGGNALGGHIPNQLCQLRNLKIMDLSHNLLCGSIPSCFHNISFGSMVEESFSSSSIGVAMASHYDSYAYYKATLELDLPGLLSWSSSSEVQVEFIMKYRYNSYKGSVINLMAGIDLSRNELRGEIPSEIGDIQEIRSLNLSYNHLSGSIPFSFSNLKNLESLDLRNNSLSGEIPTQLVELNFLGTFDVSYNNLSGRILEKGQFGTFDESSYKGNPELCGDLIHRSCNTEATTPPSPPPDVDEEDEGPIDMFWFYWSFCASYVTILLGIVAILYINRYWRILWFNYIDVCIYSISIRIFGTVPH; encoded by the exons ATGGAGAGGCTTTTGCTTAAGTATTCATTATGGGTTCTTATAGTTTCAGTTGAAATAAAAGCTTACAGAGCTTGCTTTGCAAAGGAGAGGACAGGCCTGCTGGAGATCAAAGCAAGTATCCTAACATCGAATTGTGAGATTCAAGACAATCTTGACTCATGGGTTGATGACGGAGTGAGCAACTGTTGTGATTGGGATCGAATTACCTGCGATGCCACATCAAAGCGTGTGATTGCAATTTCTCTCAATTACACAACAGGATATCCACTTAATTTTACAGGAATAGTTTGTAGTTTCAATCTATCTTTGCTTCATTCTTTTGGTGAACTGCTTCACCTTGATTTGTCTCATAATCGCTTTAATGGCTGGACTAACCATGGAG gttttgaaaaattatcagGTTTGAAGAAGCTGCAGATCCTAGATGTTTCTTCTAATTATTTCAACAAAAGTATCTTATCATCTGTTCGTGCTCTTGTATCACTTAAGAATTTGATTCTTAGAAGCAATGACATGGCTGGGTTGTTCCCTAGTAATG AATTAGGTGATTTGATAAAGTTGGAAGTGTTGGATCTAAGCCATAACTTCTTCAATGGCACCCTATCATGGGAAG GATTATGTGGATTAAAAAGCTTACTTGAGTTGGGTCTTAGTGTTAATCAATTTTCAGGCCCTCTTCCACAATGTCTTAGCAACTTAACCAACCTTCAAGTTCTTGATCTAACGTCCAATGAGTTCAGTGGCAACATCCAATCTGTTGTCTCTAAGCTCACATCACTCAAGTACTTGTTTCTTTCTGGAAATAAGTTTGAAGGCTTATTCTCATTCAGTTCTTTGGCTAACcacaaaaaacttgaaatTTTTGAGCTCTCATCTGGAAGTACAATGTTAGAATTGGAAACAGAAATTCCTGTCTGGTTTCCTACATTTCAATTGAAAGTAATTGACTTGCCTAATTGCAACTTAAATTTGCGAACTAGAAGAATTCCTAGCTTTCTTCTTTACCAGCATGACTTACAGTTCATTGATCTCTCTCACAATAACCTCATTGGGGCATTCCCTAGTTGGATCTTGCAGAATAACTCTAGGCTAGAAGTTATGAATATGATGAACAACTCATTCACGGGAACTTTTCAGTTGCCCAGTTACAGGCATGAGTTGattaacttaaaaatttcGAGCAACAGCATCGCTGGTCAGATACCTAAGGATATTGGTCTGCTCCTCTCAAATCTACGTTATTTGAACATGTCATGGAATTGTTTTGAAGGTAACATTCCTTCCTCAATCAGTCAGATGGAAGGACTATCTATTCTGGACTTGTCCAACAATTATTTCTCAGGAGAGTTGCCTAGAAGTTTACTTTCCAATTCCACCTACTTAGTTGCATTAGTTCTATCTAACAACAATTTTCAGGGGAGGATTTTTCCAGAAACTATGAACTTGGAAGAGTTGACTGTGTTAGATATGAATAACAACAACTTTAGCGGGAAGATAGATGTAGACTTTTTCTACTGCCCCAGGTTGTCTGTTCTTGatatatccaaaaacaagGTAGCAGGTGTAATTCCTATTCAGCTATGTAATCTTAGCAGTGTCGAAATTTTAGACCTCTcagaaaatagattttttgGGGCAATGCCTTCTTGCTTTAATGCTTCATCATTGCGATACCTGTTTCTACAAAAGAATGGTCTAAATGGGTTAATACCACATGTGCTTTCTAGGAGTTCTAATTTAGTGGTAGTTGATCTGAGGAATAACAAGTTTTCTGGAAATATTCCATCTTGGATCAGTCAGCTTTCTGAATTGCACGTGCTGTTATTAGGAGGAAATGCATTAGGAGGCCATATACCTAATCAGTTGTGCCAATTAAGAAATCTGAAAATCATGGATCTTTCACACAATTTACTTTGTGGTTCAATTCCTTCATGCTTTCACAACATATCATTTGGGTCGATGGTAGAAGAGAGTTTCAGTTCTTCGTCTATAGGTGTGGCGATGGCCTCACATTATGACTCCTATGCTTACTACAAGGCCACTCTCGAATTGGATCTGCCTGGGCTACTTTCTTGGTCTTCTTCTTCAGAAGTACAGGTAGAATTTATAATGAAGTACAGATATAACTCCTATAAGGGCTCTGTCATCAACTTAATGGCAGGAATAGATTTGTCGCGCAATGAGTTAAGAGGTGAGATCCCTTCAGAAATTGGAGACATCCAGGAAATTCGATCATTAAATTTGTCTTACAATCACTTGTCAGGATCTATACCTTTCAGCTTTTCAAATCTAAAGAATCTAGAGAGCCTGGATCTTCGGAACAACAGCTTAAGTGGTGAAATCCCCACGCAACTTGTTGAGTTGAACTTTCTAGGAACCTTTGATGTTTCATACAATAATTTATCAGGTAGAATCCTTGAAAAAGGACAGTTTGGGACATTCGATGAAAGTAGTTACAAAGGTAACCCTGAACTCTGCGGAGATCTGATTCATAGGAGCTGCAATACAGAGGCAACAACACCACCATCACCACCGCCTGATGTGGACGAAGAAGATGAAGGTCCTATTGACATGTTTTGGTTCTATTGGAGTTTCTGTGCATCCTATGTCACAATCTTATTGGGGATAGTAGCAATTCTCTATATTAACCGGTATTGGCGGATCTTGTGGTTTAACTATATTGATGTATGTATTTATTCAATCTCTATCAGGATTTTTGGAACTGTACCGCACTAA
- the LOC107261153 gene encoding receptor-like protein 9a isoform X4, translating to MKTHKQFCFLEFLILEIIFVPWSENGEAKIKSNNNSQISVEIKAYRACFAKERTGLLEIKASILTSNCEIQDNLDSWVDDGVSNCCDWDRITCDATSKRVIAISLNYTTGYPLNFTGIVCSFNLSLLHSFGELLHLDLSHNRFNGWTNHGGFEKLSGLKKLQILDVSSNYFNKSILSSVRALVSLKNLILRSNDMAGLFPSNELGDLIKLEVLDLSHNFFNGTLSWEGLCGLKSLLELGLSVNQFSGPLPQCLSNLTNLQVLDLTSNEFSGNIQSVVSKLTSLKYLFLSGNKFEGLFSFSSLANHKKLEIFELSSGSTMLELETEIPVWFPTFQLKVIDLPNCNLNLRTRRIPSFLLYQHDLQFIDLSHNNLIGAFPSWILQNNSRLEVMNMMNNSFTGTFQLPSYRHELINLKISSNSIAGQIPKDIGLLLSNLRYLNMSWNCFEGNIPSSISQMEGLSILDLSNNYFSGELPRSLLSNSTYLVALVLSNNNFQGRIFPETMNLEELTVLDMNNNNFSGKIDVDFFYCPRLSVLDISKNKVAGVIPIQLCNLSSVEILDLSENRFFGAMPSCFNASSLRYLFLQKNGLNGLIPHVLSRSSNLVVVDLRNNKFSGNIPSWISQLSELHVLLLGGNALGGHIPNQLCQLRNLKIMDLSHNLLCGSIPSCFHNISFGSMVEESFSSSSIGVAMASHYDSYAYYKATLELDLPGLLSWSSSSEVQVEFIMKYRYNSYKGSVINLMAGIDLSRNELRGSIPFSFSNLKNLESLDLRNNSLSGEIPTQLVELNFLGTFDVSYNNLSGRILEKGQFGTFDESSYKGNPELCGDLIHRSCNTEATTPPSPPPDVDEEDEGPIDMFWFYWSFCASYVTILLGIVAILYINRYWRILWFNYIDVCIYSISIRIFGTVPH from the exons ATGAAGACACATAAACAGTTTTGTTTCttggaatttttaatattagagattaTTTTCGTTCCCTGGAGTGAAAATGGAGAAGCCAAAATCAAGAGCAATAATAACAGTCAAA TTTCAGTTGAAATAAAAGCTTACAGAGCTTGCTTTGCAAAGGAGAGGACAGGCCTGCTGGAGATCAAAGCAAGTATCCTAACATCGAATTGTGAGATTCAAGACAATCTTGACTCATGGGTTGATGACGGAGTGAGCAACTGTTGTGATTGGGATCGAATTACCTGCGATGCCACATCAAAGCGTGTGATTGCAATTTCTCTCAATTACACAACAGGATATCCACTTAATTTTACAGGAATAGTTTGTAGTTTCAATCTATCTTTGCTTCATTCTTTTGGTGAACTGCTTCACCTTGATTTGTCTCATAATCGCTTTAATGGCTGGACTAACCATGGAG gttttgaaaaattatcagGTTTGAAGAAGCTGCAGATCCTAGATGTTTCTTCTAATTATTTCAACAAAAGTATCTTATCATCTGTTCGTGCTCTTGTATCACTTAAGAATTTGATTCTTAGAAGCAATGACATGGCTGGGTTGTTCCCTAGTAATG AATTAGGTGATTTGATAAAGTTGGAAGTGTTGGATCTAAGCCATAACTTCTTCAATGGCACCCTATCATGGGAAG GATTATGTGGATTAAAAAGCTTACTTGAGTTGGGTCTTAGTGTTAATCAATTTTCAGGCCCTCTTCCACAATGTCTTAGCAACTTAACCAACCTTCAAGTTCTTGATCTAACGTCCAATGAGTTCAGTGGCAACATCCAATCTGTTGTCTCTAAGCTCACATCACTCAAGTACTTGTTTCTTTCTGGAAATAAGTTTGAAGGCTTATTCTCATTCAGTTCTTTGGCTAACcacaaaaaacttgaaatTTTTGAGCTCTCATCTGGAAGTACAATGTTAGAATTGGAAACAGAAATTCCTGTCTGGTTTCCTACATTTCAATTGAAAGTAATTGACTTGCCTAATTGCAACTTAAATTTGCGAACTAGAAGAATTCCTAGCTTTCTTCTTTACCAGCATGACTTACAGTTCATTGATCTCTCTCACAATAACCTCATTGGGGCATTCCCTAGTTGGATCTTGCAGAATAACTCTAGGCTAGAAGTTATGAATATGATGAACAACTCATTCACGGGAACTTTTCAGTTGCCCAGTTACAGGCATGAGTTGattaacttaaaaatttcGAGCAACAGCATCGCTGGTCAGATACCTAAGGATATTGGTCTGCTCCTCTCAAATCTACGTTATTTGAACATGTCATGGAATTGTTTTGAAGGTAACATTCCTTCCTCAATCAGTCAGATGGAAGGACTATCTATTCTGGACTTGTCCAACAATTATTTCTCAGGAGAGTTGCCTAGAAGTTTACTTTCCAATTCCACCTACTTAGTTGCATTAGTTCTATCTAACAACAATTTTCAGGGGAGGATTTTTCCAGAAACTATGAACTTGGAAGAGTTGACTGTGTTAGATATGAATAACAACAACTTTAGCGGGAAGATAGATGTAGACTTTTTCTACTGCCCCAGGTTGTCTGTTCTTGatatatccaaaaacaagGTAGCAGGTGTAATTCCTATTCAGCTATGTAATCTTAGCAGTGTCGAAATTTTAGACCTCTcagaaaatagattttttgGGGCAATGCCTTCTTGCTTTAATGCTTCATCATTGCGATACCTGTTTCTACAAAAGAATGGTCTAAATGGGTTAATACCACATGTGCTTTCTAGGAGTTCTAATTTAGTGGTAGTTGATCTGAGGAATAACAAGTTTTCTGGAAATATTCCATCTTGGATCAGTCAGCTTTCTGAATTGCACGTGCTGTTATTAGGAGGAAATGCATTAGGAGGCCATATACCTAATCAGTTGTGCCAATTAAGAAATCTGAAAATCATGGATCTTTCACACAATTTACTTTGTGGTTCAATTCCTTCATGCTTTCACAACATATCATTTGGGTCGATGGTAGAAGAGAGTTTCAGTTCTTCGTCTATAGGTGTGGCGATGGCCTCACATTATGACTCCTATGCTTACTACAAGGCCACTCTCGAATTGGATCTGCCTGGGCTACTTTCTTGGTCTTCTTCTTCAGAAGTACAGGTAGAATTTATAATGAAGTACAGATATAACTCCTATAAGGGCTCTGTCATCAACTTAATGGCAGGAATAGATTTGTCGCGCAATGAGTTAAGAG GATCTATACCTTTCAGCTTTTCAAATCTAAAGAATCTAGAGAGCCTGGATCTTCGGAACAACAGCTTAAGTGGTGAAATCCCCACGCAACTTGTTGAGTTGAACTTTCTAGGAACCTTTGATGTTTCATACAATAATTTATCAGGTAGAATCCTTGAAAAAGGACAGTTTGGGACATTCGATGAAAGTAGTTACAAAGGTAACCCTGAACTCTGCGGAGATCTGATTCATAGGAGCTGCAATACAGAGGCAACAACACCACCATCACCACCGCCTGATGTGGACGAAGAAGATGAAGGTCCTATTGACATGTTTTGGTTCTATTGGAGTTTCTGTGCATCCTATGTCACAATCTTATTGGGGATAGTAGCAATTCTCTATATTAACCGGTATTGGCGGATCTTGTGGTTTAACTATATTGATGTATGTATTTATTCAATCTCTATCAGGATTTTTGGAACTGTACCGCACTAA
- the LOC107261153 gene encoding receptor-like protein 9a isoform X1, which produces MKTHKQFCFLEFLILEIIFVPWSENGEAKIKSNNNSQISVEIKAYRACFAKERTGLLEIKASILTSNCEIQDNLDSWVDDGVSNCCDWDRITCDATSKRVIAISLNYTTGYPLNFTGIVCSFNLSLLHSFGELLHLDLSHNRFNGWTNHGGFEKLSGLKKLQILDVSSNYFNKSILSSVRALVSLKNLILRSNDMAGLFPSNELGDLIKLEVLDLSHNFFNGTLSWEGLCGLKSLLELGLSVNQFSGPLPQCLSNLTNLQVLDLTSNEFSGNIQSVVSKLTSLKYLFLSGNKFEGLFSFSSLANHKKLEIFELSSGSTMLELETEIPVWFPTFQLKVIDLPNCNLNLRTRRIPSFLLYQHDLQFIDLSHNNLIGAFPSWILQNNSRLEVMNMMNNSFTGTFQLPSYRHELINLKISSNSIAGQIPKDIGLLLSNLRYLNMSWNCFEGNIPSSISQMEGLSILDLSNNYFSGELPRSLLSNSTYLVALVLSNNNFQGRIFPETMNLEELTVLDMNNNNFSGKIDVDFFYCPRLSVLDISKNKVAGVIPIQLCNLSSVEILDLSENRFFGAMPSCFNASSLRYLFLQKNGLNGLIPHVLSRSSNLVVVDLRNNKFSGNIPSWISQLSELHVLLLGGNALGGHIPNQLCQLRNLKIMDLSHNLLCGSIPSCFHNISFGSMVEESFSSSSIGVAMASHYDSYAYYKATLELDLPGLLSWSSSSEVQVEFIMKYRYNSYKGSVINLMAGIDLSRNELRGEIPSEIGDIQEIRSLNLSYNHLSGSIPFSFSNLKNLESLDLRNNSLSGEIPTQLVELNFLGTFDVSYNNLSGRILEKGQFGTFDESSYKGNPELCGDLIHRSCNTEATTPPSPPPDVDEEDEGPIDMFWFYWSFCASYVTILLGIVAILYINRYWRILWFNYIDVCIYSISIRIFGTVPH; this is translated from the exons ATGAAGACACATAAACAGTTTTGTTTCttggaatttttaatattagagattaTTTTCGTTCCCTGGAGTGAAAATGGAGAAGCCAAAATCAAGAGCAATAATAACAGTCAAA TTTCAGTTGAAATAAAAGCTTACAGAGCTTGCTTTGCAAAGGAGAGGACAGGCCTGCTGGAGATCAAAGCAAGTATCCTAACATCGAATTGTGAGATTCAAGACAATCTTGACTCATGGGTTGATGACGGAGTGAGCAACTGTTGTGATTGGGATCGAATTACCTGCGATGCCACATCAAAGCGTGTGATTGCAATTTCTCTCAATTACACAACAGGATATCCACTTAATTTTACAGGAATAGTTTGTAGTTTCAATCTATCTTTGCTTCATTCTTTTGGTGAACTGCTTCACCTTGATTTGTCTCATAATCGCTTTAATGGCTGGACTAACCATGGAG gttttgaaaaattatcagGTTTGAAGAAGCTGCAGATCCTAGATGTTTCTTCTAATTATTTCAACAAAAGTATCTTATCATCTGTTCGTGCTCTTGTATCACTTAAGAATTTGATTCTTAGAAGCAATGACATGGCTGGGTTGTTCCCTAGTAATG AATTAGGTGATTTGATAAAGTTGGAAGTGTTGGATCTAAGCCATAACTTCTTCAATGGCACCCTATCATGGGAAG GATTATGTGGATTAAAAAGCTTACTTGAGTTGGGTCTTAGTGTTAATCAATTTTCAGGCCCTCTTCCACAATGTCTTAGCAACTTAACCAACCTTCAAGTTCTTGATCTAACGTCCAATGAGTTCAGTGGCAACATCCAATCTGTTGTCTCTAAGCTCACATCACTCAAGTACTTGTTTCTTTCTGGAAATAAGTTTGAAGGCTTATTCTCATTCAGTTCTTTGGCTAACcacaaaaaacttgaaatTTTTGAGCTCTCATCTGGAAGTACAATGTTAGAATTGGAAACAGAAATTCCTGTCTGGTTTCCTACATTTCAATTGAAAGTAATTGACTTGCCTAATTGCAACTTAAATTTGCGAACTAGAAGAATTCCTAGCTTTCTTCTTTACCAGCATGACTTACAGTTCATTGATCTCTCTCACAATAACCTCATTGGGGCATTCCCTAGTTGGATCTTGCAGAATAACTCTAGGCTAGAAGTTATGAATATGATGAACAACTCATTCACGGGAACTTTTCAGTTGCCCAGTTACAGGCATGAGTTGattaacttaaaaatttcGAGCAACAGCATCGCTGGTCAGATACCTAAGGATATTGGTCTGCTCCTCTCAAATCTACGTTATTTGAACATGTCATGGAATTGTTTTGAAGGTAACATTCCTTCCTCAATCAGTCAGATGGAAGGACTATCTATTCTGGACTTGTCCAACAATTATTTCTCAGGAGAGTTGCCTAGAAGTTTACTTTCCAATTCCACCTACTTAGTTGCATTAGTTCTATCTAACAACAATTTTCAGGGGAGGATTTTTCCAGAAACTATGAACTTGGAAGAGTTGACTGTGTTAGATATGAATAACAACAACTTTAGCGGGAAGATAGATGTAGACTTTTTCTACTGCCCCAGGTTGTCTGTTCTTGatatatccaaaaacaagGTAGCAGGTGTAATTCCTATTCAGCTATGTAATCTTAGCAGTGTCGAAATTTTAGACCTCTcagaaaatagattttttgGGGCAATGCCTTCTTGCTTTAATGCTTCATCATTGCGATACCTGTTTCTACAAAAGAATGGTCTAAATGGGTTAATACCACATGTGCTTTCTAGGAGTTCTAATTTAGTGGTAGTTGATCTGAGGAATAACAAGTTTTCTGGAAATATTCCATCTTGGATCAGTCAGCTTTCTGAATTGCACGTGCTGTTATTAGGAGGAAATGCATTAGGAGGCCATATACCTAATCAGTTGTGCCAATTAAGAAATCTGAAAATCATGGATCTTTCACACAATTTACTTTGTGGTTCAATTCCTTCATGCTTTCACAACATATCATTTGGGTCGATGGTAGAAGAGAGTTTCAGTTCTTCGTCTATAGGTGTGGCGATGGCCTCACATTATGACTCCTATGCTTACTACAAGGCCACTCTCGAATTGGATCTGCCTGGGCTACTTTCTTGGTCTTCTTCTTCAGAAGTACAGGTAGAATTTATAATGAAGTACAGATATAACTCCTATAAGGGCTCTGTCATCAACTTAATGGCAGGAATAGATTTGTCGCGCAATGAGTTAAGAGGTGAGATCCCTTCAGAAATTGGAGACATCCAGGAAATTCGATCATTAAATTTGTCTTACAATCACTTGTCAGGATCTATACCTTTCAGCTTTTCAAATCTAAAGAATCTAGAGAGCCTGGATCTTCGGAACAACAGCTTAAGTGGTGAAATCCCCACGCAACTTGTTGAGTTGAACTTTCTAGGAACCTTTGATGTTTCATACAATAATTTATCAGGTAGAATCCTTGAAAAAGGACAGTTTGGGACATTCGATGAAAGTAGTTACAAAGGTAACCCTGAACTCTGCGGAGATCTGATTCATAGGAGCTGCAATACAGAGGCAACAACACCACCATCACCACCGCCTGATGTGGACGAAGAAGATGAAGGTCCTATTGACATGTTTTGGTTCTATTGGAGTTTCTGTGCATCCTATGTCACAATCTTATTGGGGATAGTAGCAATTCTCTATATTAACCGGTATTGGCGGATCTTGTGGTTTAACTATATTGATGTATGTATTTATTCAATCTCTATCAGGATTTTTGGAACTGTACCGCACTAA
- the LOC107261153 gene encoding receptor-like protein 9a isoform X2, with protein sequence MKTHKQFCFLEFLILEIIFVPWSENGEAKIKSNNNSQIEIKAYRACFAKERTGLLEIKASILTSNCEIQDNLDSWVDDGVSNCCDWDRITCDATSKRVIAISLNYTTGYPLNFTGIVCSFNLSLLHSFGELLHLDLSHNRFNGWTNHGGFEKLSGLKKLQILDVSSNYFNKSILSSVRALVSLKNLILRSNDMAGLFPSNELGDLIKLEVLDLSHNFFNGTLSWEGLCGLKSLLELGLSVNQFSGPLPQCLSNLTNLQVLDLTSNEFSGNIQSVVSKLTSLKYLFLSGNKFEGLFSFSSLANHKKLEIFELSSGSTMLELETEIPVWFPTFQLKVIDLPNCNLNLRTRRIPSFLLYQHDLQFIDLSHNNLIGAFPSWILQNNSRLEVMNMMNNSFTGTFQLPSYRHELINLKISSNSIAGQIPKDIGLLLSNLRYLNMSWNCFEGNIPSSISQMEGLSILDLSNNYFSGELPRSLLSNSTYLVALVLSNNNFQGRIFPETMNLEELTVLDMNNNNFSGKIDVDFFYCPRLSVLDISKNKVAGVIPIQLCNLSSVEILDLSENRFFGAMPSCFNASSLRYLFLQKNGLNGLIPHVLSRSSNLVVVDLRNNKFSGNIPSWISQLSELHVLLLGGNALGGHIPNQLCQLRNLKIMDLSHNLLCGSIPSCFHNISFGSMVEESFSSSSIGVAMASHYDSYAYYKATLELDLPGLLSWSSSSEVQVEFIMKYRYNSYKGSVINLMAGIDLSRNELRGEIPSEIGDIQEIRSLNLSYNHLSGSIPFSFSNLKNLESLDLRNNSLSGEIPTQLVELNFLGTFDVSYNNLSGRILEKGQFGTFDESSYKGNPELCGDLIHRSCNTEATTPPSPPPDVDEEDEGPIDMFWFYWSFCASYVTILLGIVAILYINRYWRILWFNYIDVCIYSISIRIFGTVPH encoded by the exons ATGAAGACACATAAACAGTTTTGTTTCttggaatttttaatattagagattaTTTTCGTTCCCTGGAGTGAAAATGGAGAAGCCAAAATCAAGAGCAATAATAACAGTCAAA TTGAAATAAAAGCTTACAGAGCTTGCTTTGCAAAGGAGAGGACAGGCCTGCTGGAGATCAAAGCAAGTATCCTAACATCGAATTGTGAGATTCAAGACAATCTTGACTCATGGGTTGATGACGGAGTGAGCAACTGTTGTGATTGGGATCGAATTACCTGCGATGCCACATCAAAGCGTGTGATTGCAATTTCTCTCAATTACACAACAGGATATCCACTTAATTTTACAGGAATAGTTTGTAGTTTCAATCTATCTTTGCTTCATTCTTTTGGTGAACTGCTTCACCTTGATTTGTCTCATAATCGCTTTAATGGCTGGACTAACCATGGAG gttttgaaaaattatcagGTTTGAAGAAGCTGCAGATCCTAGATGTTTCTTCTAATTATTTCAACAAAAGTATCTTATCATCTGTTCGTGCTCTTGTATCACTTAAGAATTTGATTCTTAGAAGCAATGACATGGCTGGGTTGTTCCCTAGTAATG AATTAGGTGATTTGATAAAGTTGGAAGTGTTGGATCTAAGCCATAACTTCTTCAATGGCACCCTATCATGGGAAG GATTATGTGGATTAAAAAGCTTACTTGAGTTGGGTCTTAGTGTTAATCAATTTTCAGGCCCTCTTCCACAATGTCTTAGCAACTTAACCAACCTTCAAGTTCTTGATCTAACGTCCAATGAGTTCAGTGGCAACATCCAATCTGTTGTCTCTAAGCTCACATCACTCAAGTACTTGTTTCTTTCTGGAAATAAGTTTGAAGGCTTATTCTCATTCAGTTCTTTGGCTAACcacaaaaaacttgaaatTTTTGAGCTCTCATCTGGAAGTACAATGTTAGAATTGGAAACAGAAATTCCTGTCTGGTTTCCTACATTTCAATTGAAAGTAATTGACTTGCCTAATTGCAACTTAAATTTGCGAACTAGAAGAATTCCTAGCTTTCTTCTTTACCAGCATGACTTACAGTTCATTGATCTCTCTCACAATAACCTCATTGGGGCATTCCCTAGTTGGATCTTGCAGAATAACTCTAGGCTAGAAGTTATGAATATGATGAACAACTCATTCACGGGAACTTTTCAGTTGCCCAGTTACAGGCATGAGTTGattaacttaaaaatttcGAGCAACAGCATCGCTGGTCAGATACCTAAGGATATTGGTCTGCTCCTCTCAAATCTACGTTATTTGAACATGTCATGGAATTGTTTTGAAGGTAACATTCCTTCCTCAATCAGTCAGATGGAAGGACTATCTATTCTGGACTTGTCCAACAATTATTTCTCAGGAGAGTTGCCTAGAAGTTTACTTTCCAATTCCACCTACTTAGTTGCATTAGTTCTATCTAACAACAATTTTCAGGGGAGGATTTTTCCAGAAACTATGAACTTGGAAGAGTTGACTGTGTTAGATATGAATAACAACAACTTTAGCGGGAAGATAGATGTAGACTTTTTCTACTGCCCCAGGTTGTCTGTTCTTGatatatccaaaaacaagGTAGCAGGTGTAATTCCTATTCAGCTATGTAATCTTAGCAGTGTCGAAATTTTAGACCTCTcagaaaatagattttttgGGGCAATGCCTTCTTGCTTTAATGCTTCATCATTGCGATACCTGTTTCTACAAAAGAATGGTCTAAATGGGTTAATACCACATGTGCTTTCTAGGAGTTCTAATTTAGTGGTAGTTGATCTGAGGAATAACAAGTTTTCTGGAAATATTCCATCTTGGATCAGTCAGCTTTCTGAATTGCACGTGCTGTTATTAGGAGGAAATGCATTAGGAGGCCATATACCTAATCAGTTGTGCCAATTAAGAAATCTGAAAATCATGGATCTTTCACACAATTTACTTTGTGGTTCAATTCCTTCATGCTTTCACAACATATCATTTGGGTCGATGGTAGAAGAGAGTTTCAGTTCTTCGTCTATAGGTGTGGCGATGGCCTCACATTATGACTCCTATGCTTACTACAAGGCCACTCTCGAATTGGATCTGCCTGGGCTACTTTCTTGGTCTTCTTCTTCAGAAGTACAGGTAGAATTTATAATGAAGTACAGATATAACTCCTATAAGGGCTCTGTCATCAACTTAATGGCAGGAATAGATTTGTCGCGCAATGAGTTAAGAGGTGAGATCCCTTCAGAAATTGGAGACATCCAGGAAATTCGATCATTAAATTTGTCTTACAATCACTTGTCAGGATCTATACCTTTCAGCTTTTCAAATCTAAAGAATCTAGAGAGCCTGGATCTTCGGAACAACAGCTTAAGTGGTGAAATCCCCACGCAACTTGTTGAGTTGAACTTTCTAGGAACCTTTGATGTTTCATACAATAATTTATCAGGTAGAATCCTTGAAAAAGGACAGTTTGGGACATTCGATGAAAGTAGTTACAAAGGTAACCCTGAACTCTGCGGAGATCTGATTCATAGGAGCTGCAATACAGAGGCAACAACACCACCATCACCACCGCCTGATGTGGACGAAGAAGATGAAGGTCCTATTGACATGTTTTGGTTCTATTGGAGTTTCTGTGCATCCTATGTCACAATCTTATTGGGGATAGTAGCAATTCTCTATATTAACCGGTATTGGCGGATCTTGTGGTTTAACTATATTGATGTATGTATTTATTCAATCTCTATCAGGATTTTTGGAACTGTACCGCACTAA